The DNA region TCAAGAAAATGTGTGCCGCCACGGAGAGCCGCGAATCGCTGATGGAGGCCTTATGCGCCCTGAGCCGAGCTTCGGAAGGGCGTGAAGTGCACGCCGCCGGCCTGGCCGAGACCGCAGCGCGCGATGTCGAGATGCTGGGGCACGAACTCGGCATGGTTGAAGACGAGCTGCAGGACGTCACCTACGCCGCCCGCGTCCACGACCTCGGCAAGCTCATCCTGCCGGAAAAAATCCTCTGCAAACCCGGCCCGCTCACCGAAGACGAATTTTACCTGGTCAAGATGCACCCGGCGGTCGGCGCCGAAATCGTCTCCTGCATTCCCGCCAGCGACCGCCTCCAGGAGATCATCAAGCACCATCACGAGCGCTTCGACGGCGCCGGCTATCCCGACGGCTTGCGCGGCGAGCAGATTCCCCTCGGCTCGCGCATGCTGGCCGTGGTGGATGGTTACCTCACCATGATGACCGACCGCCCGTTTGCCCCGCGGCTCTCCCAGGCCGAAGCGATGGCCGAACTCGAGCGCTGCAGCGGCACGCAGTTCGACGGCATGCTCGTCCGCCTGTACCTGGCTCAAGTCAAGGGCAAACACAAGTCGGTCGCCCGCAGCCAATCGACGTAGAAGGCTGCCTCGCAGGGAATAAAATTAAGTTATACGGATTGTCATCCCGAGCGCAGCGAGGGATCTAGGTTTTCGGTTTTCGGTTTTCGGTTTTCGGTACTCGGTTTTCGGCACTCGGCACTTACTTTTTCTTCCACTTCGACCCCACCGCGCTCTCCACCAGGCTCTCCGCCACCGAATCCACCACCGGTTGGGGCACGGATTCCAGCGCCTCGGCTTGCTGCCGCCGCTTGCCCGCCTTCTTGGTCAACAACACGACGACGTGCGCGATGGCAGCATTGTCGGTACCCATTCCTTCGGGCGTCTTCGCCTTCACCCCGACCGCCGCCGGCTCAATGCTCAACAGCTCCGCGACCCGCCTCTGAATCAGCGCCGCGTGCGGCCCAATCCTGGGCTCGGCCAGGATGAGCGTGGAATCCACGTTCGCCACCGCGTATCCCGCGCGCTCCACATGCTCCAGCGCAGTCCGCAAGAACACCGCGGAGTCAGCGCCTTTCCAGCGCGCGTCCGACGGCGGAAAATACGTGCCGATGTCCCCCGCCGCAATCGCGCCCAGCAACGCGTCGGTCAAGGCGTGCAGCAACACGTCTCCGTCGGAGTGCCCCGCCAGCCCCTTGGGGTGAGCGATCGTCACCCCGCCGATCTTCAGCGGTATCCCGGGCTTGAACTCGTGTGAATCCCAGCCGTATCCGATTCTCATGTATTGGCCACGGATATTAACCACGGATTTTCACGGGCCCAATTCGTTGTAGACATCGTAGAAGACACCAATGATTTTCTGCGTGAGCTCGCCGTACTTCAGGCCGGGGGCATTGGTGG from Terriglobia bacterium includes:
- the ispF gene encoding 2-C-methyl-D-erythritol 2,4-cyclodiphosphate synthase: MRIGYGWDSHEFKPGIPLKIGGVTIAHPKGLAGHSDGDVLLHALTDALLGAIAAGDIGTYFPPSDARWKGADSAVFLRTALEHVERAGYAVANVDSTLILAEPRIGPHAALIQRRVAELLSIEPAAVGVKAKTPEGMGTDNAAIAHVVVLLTKKAGKRRQQAEALESVPQPVVDSVAESLVESAVGSKWKKK
- a CDS encoding GxxExxY protein, giving the protein MSEPSKSSGAGSTTNAPGLKYGELTQKIIGVFYDVYNELGP